In a single window of the Flavobacterium ammoniigenes genome:
- the ruvC gene encoding crossover junction endodeoxyribonuclease RuvC yields MANERIILGIDPGTTIMGFGLIKVVNKKMEFLQLNELQLSKYDNHYQKLKIIFERTIELIETHNPDEIAIEAPFFGKNVQSMLKLGRAQGVAMAAGLSRGIPITEYEPKKIKMAITGNGNASKEQVAKMLQQLLGLTTLPKNLDSTDGLAAAVCHFFNSGRVEIGKSYSGWDAFVKQNEERIR; encoded by the coding sequence TTGGCAAACGAACGCATCATATTAGGAATAGACCCAGGAACTACCATTATGGGTTTTGGATTGATTAAAGTAGTCAATAAAAAAATGGAGTTTTTGCAATTGAACGAACTACAACTATCCAAATACGACAATCATTACCAAAAGTTAAAAATCATTTTTGAACGTACTATTGAGTTGATTGAAACCCACAATCCAGACGAAATAGCGATTGAAGCTCCTTTTTTTGGAAAGAATGTGCAATCAATGTTGAAATTAGGACGAGCGCAAGGAGTGGCTATGGCAGCTGGTCTTTCACGCGGAATCCCTATTACAGAATACGAACCCAAAAAAATTAAAATGGCCATTACCGGAAATGGAAATGCCAGTAAAGAACAGGTTGCTAAAATGCTCCAACAATTATTAGGGCTTACAACTTTGCCGAAAAACTTAGATTCTACTGATGGATTAGCTGCTGCTGTTTGTCACTTCTTTAATTCGGGTCGAGTAGAAATTGGGAAAAGCTATTCGGGTTGGGATGCTTTTGTGAAGCAAAACGAAGAACGAATCCGATAA
- the hemW gene encoding radical SAM family heme chaperone HemW — MSGIYIHIPFCKQACHYCDFHFSTSMKKKEEMVLALAKELQLRKDEFQFDAEYPYIETIYFGGGTPSVLNVEDVRLLIDTVRQNYPVSQNPEITLEANPDDLSEENLKAFAAIGINRLSIGIQSFFEEDLELMHRAHDAAQAKKCLELATRYFDNISLDLIYGIPGMTNERWQQNIETALSFGIPHISSYSLTVEPKTALDKLIQTGKIASPKDEVAQEHFIILVETLEANGLLHYELSNFGKENYFSRNNSAYWLGKKYIGIGPSAHSYDGVSRSWNVANNTLYLKAIQKDELPNEAEILTPEDRYNEYIMTGLRTIWGVSLVRIEQEFGTDYLNYLEQQSQKFIADGLLIITDGILKPTLKGKFLTDGIASDLFYLNLE; from the coding sequence ATGTCAGGAATCTATATTCACATTCCATTTTGTAAACAAGCCTGTCATTACTGCGACTTTCATTTTTCGACTTCGATGAAGAAGAAAGAGGAAATGGTTTTGGCTTTAGCCAAAGAATTGCAGTTGCGTAAAGACGAATTTCAATTCGATGCTGAATATCCATATATCGAAACTATTTATTTTGGAGGAGGAACCCCATCTGTATTGAATGTAGAGGATGTCCGATTATTGATTGATACAGTGCGCCAAAATTATCCGGTGTCCCAAAACCCTGAAATTACTTTAGAAGCCAATCCAGATGATTTATCGGAAGAAAATTTGAAAGCATTTGCTGCAATCGGGATTAACCGACTTTCGATTGGGATTCAATCTTTCTTTGAAGAGGATTTAGAGTTGATGCATCGTGCACATGATGCGGCGCAAGCCAAAAAATGCCTAGAGTTAGCTACCCGATATTTTGACAATATTTCTTTGGATTTAATTTATGGAATTCCTGGGATGACAAACGAAAGATGGCAACAAAATATTGAAACGGCACTCTCTTTTGGAATACCACACATTTCCAGTTATTCCTTGACGGTAGAACCAAAAACGGCCTTAGATAAACTTATTCAAACAGGCAAAATTGCTTCGCCTAAGGATGAAGTAGCTCAAGAGCATTTCATAATTTTGGTTGAAACGCTTGAAGCCAATGGGTTGCTGCATTATGAGTTGTCTAACTTTGGTAAAGAAAATTATTTTTCTCGTAATAATTCGGCTTATTGGTTAGGCAAAAAATACATTGGAATTGGCCCTTCGGCTCACAGTTATGATGGCGTTTCTAGGAGTTGGAATGTTGCTAATAATACTTTGTATTTGAAAGCAATTCAGAAGGATGAATTACCAAATGAAGCTGAAATATTAACTCCAGAAGATCGCTATAATGAATACATCATGACCGGATTACGAACAATCTGGGGTGTTTCTTTAGTTCGAATCGAGCAAGAATTTGGCACAGATTATTTGAATTATTTGGAACAACAATCACAAAAATTCATAGCTGATGGTTTGCTTATTATTACTGATGGTATTTTGAAACCAACATTGAAGGGTAAATTTTTAACTGACGGAATCGCTTCTGATTTGTTTTACTTAAATTTGGAATAG
- a CDS encoding cyclase family protein — MKATIKNFEIDLSKPIDISLPITNDEHNPIAWYQNAPEIQPVVMGDWIGKVSEGQSSTNFNNLFFNPHAHGTHTECLGHITKEFYSINQCLKQFFFGATLITVQPEKVSEDEVISKEQIEKALKLFHDSEMKSEAIVIRTLPNEVAKKSFKYSNTNPPYMSEEAALFLRESGIQHLLIDLPSVDKEKDGGKLAAHKAFWNVTDVNQLNKGARLNCTITEMIFVPNEVTDGNYVLNLQIASFENDASPSKPILYPIQ; from the coding sequence ATGAAAGCAACAATCAAAAATTTCGAAATTGACTTATCAAAACCCATAGATATTTCGCTTCCAATAACAAATGACGAGCACAATCCGATTGCTTGGTACCAAAACGCACCTGAAATTCAACCGGTAGTAATGGGAGATTGGATTGGTAAAGTTTCAGAAGGACAATCGTCTACCAATTTCAACAATCTATTTTTTAACCCGCATGCGCATGGCACGCATACTGAGTGTTTGGGACATATTACGAAAGAGTTTTATAGCATCAACCAATGTTTGAAGCAGTTTTTCTTTGGGGCGACATTAATTACCGTTCAACCCGAAAAAGTAAGTGAGGACGAAGTAATTTCAAAAGAGCAGATTGAAAAGGCATTGAAACTTTTTCATGACTCAGAAATGAAATCAGAAGCTATTGTAATTCGGACATTGCCTAATGAGGTTGCCAAAAAATCATTCAAGTATTCCAATACCAATCCGCCCTATATGTCTGAAGAAGCCGCATTGTTTCTTCGCGAAAGCGGAATCCAACATTTGTTGATTGATTTACCTAGTGTTGATAAAGAAAAAGACGGGGGGAAGTTAGCCGCACACAAAGCCTTTTGGAATGTGACAGATGTCAACCAATTGAATAAAGGTGCGAGATTGAATTGCACCATTACCGAGATGATTTTTGTGCCTAATGAAGTTACTGATGGGAATTATGTGCTCAATTTACAAATCGCTTCTTTTGAAAATGATGCGAGTCCGAGCAAGCCCATTTTATACCCAATCCAATAA
- a CDS encoding MmcQ/YjbR family DNA-binding protein, producing the protein MNLDYFYEFCLSKKGVTEHFPFNEDTLVLKVGGKMFLLSSLSSWENGSPQVNLKCDPERAQELRAEYDGIQPGYHMSKKHWNTISINKDVSDALVKELIDHSYELVFTSLPNKIKNEILTIEN; encoded by the coding sequence ATGAACTTGGACTATTTTTACGAATTTTGTCTTTCTAAAAAAGGAGTTACTGAACATTTTCCATTTAACGAAGATACGCTGGTACTAAAAGTAGGCGGTAAAATGTTTTTATTGAGTTCGCTAAGTTCATGGGAAAATGGAAGTCCGCAGGTCAATTTGAAATGTGATCCAGAAAGAGCGCAAGAATTGCGGGCTGAATATGACGGAATCCAGCCAGGATATCATATGAGTAAAAAACATTGGAACACAATTAGCATCAATAAAGATGTATCAGATGCTTTGGTCAAAGAGTTAATTGATCATTCGTATGAGCTGGTTTTTACTAGTTTGCCCAATAAAATAAAAAATGAAATCCTGACAATAGAAAATTAG
- a CDS encoding PH domain-containing protein has protein sequence MNEQLKKFLNEEQDPKAIEKVMSKLNDLLMKNEEIGYIAVQKKPAITVLPDSIVVTNKRIIICQPKNLGLSMNFTDYSWDEIESTFVKEGILGSDFSFVTKTAISVTIEYIPKVQARKMYAFAKEQIDVLKGGLSSTTNSAVEEIETEEVSSFAEIMPSQTPSFSEYSTMDVDKPLNELSSDELFEKLQNYKKLLDNGLILQGEYDALKKEILSYM, from the coding sequence ATGAATGAGCAACTTAAAAAGTTTTTAAACGAAGAACAAGATCCTAAAGCCATCGAAAAAGTCATGTCAAAACTGAATGATTTGTTGATGAAAAATGAAGAAATTGGATATATTGCGGTGCAAAAAAAACCAGCTATTACGGTTTTGCCAGATAGTATTGTAGTGACGAACAAGCGAATCATTATTTGCCAACCGAAAAATTTAGGGCTTTCGATGAACTTTACGGATTATTCTTGGGACGAAATTGAAAGTACTTTTGTGAAAGAAGGAATTTTGGGTTCTGATTTTTCATTCGTTACTAAAACAGCTATTTCGGTGACAATAGAGTATATTCCGAAAGTTCAAGCGAGAAAGATGTATGCTTTTGCAAAGGAACAAATCGATGTGTTAAAAGGTGGATTAAGTTCTACTACTAACTCGGCAGTGGAAGAAATAGAAACAGAAGAAGTTAGTTCATTTGCAGAGATTATGCCATCTCAAACCCCTTCGTTTTCGGAATACAGCACAATGGATGTAGATAAACCACTAAATGAATTGTCCTCAGATGAACTTTTTGAAAAGTTGCAGAATTATAAAAAACTACTCGATAATGGATTGATTTTACAAGGCGAATATGATGCTTTGAAAAAGGAAATTCTGAGTTATATGTAA
- a CDS encoding DUF423 domain-containing protein — translation MNKKITATAAFIGLVAIILGAFGAHALKKVLTPEQLISFETGVRYQMYQAFFLFFLGTQKDILEKTKKTIFTLILSGTLFFSGSIYLLSTTGITGVSFKSIGFITPIGGLLLILAWGMLGYSILKTRK, via the coding sequence ATGAATAAAAAAATCACGGCAACTGCTGCCTTTATAGGATTGGTTGCCATAATATTAGGTGCTTTTGGCGCACACGCTTTAAAAAAAGTACTCACTCCAGAACAATTAATTAGTTTTGAAACAGGGGTGCGTTACCAAATGTACCAAGCGTTCTTTTTGTTCTTTTTAGGCACTCAAAAGGATATTTTGGAGAAAACTAAAAAAACAATCTTTACACTAATCCTATCAGGAACTCTTTTCTTTTCGGGATCAATTTATCTGTTGTCCACGACGGGAATAACAGGTGTTAGTTTCAAATCCATCGGATTCATAACGCCAATAGGCGGATTATTACTGATACTCGCATGGGGAATGCTCGGTTATTCGATTTTAAAAACAAGAAAATAA
- a CDS encoding dipeptidase codes for MENIASYVQKNKERFINELIELLRIPSVSADTAYAQDVFDTADAVKTSLEKAGCDLVEICDTPGYPIVYGEKIIDPNLPTVLVYGHYDVQPPDPMELWTSPPFEPVIKTTEIHPDGAIFARGACDDKGQMYMHVKAFEFMVSTNCLPCNVKFMIEGEEEIGSKSLSWFVERNQVKLKNDVILISDTGMISNQQPSITTGLRGLSYVEVEVTGPNRDLHSGLYGGAVANPINVLSKMIASLHDENNHITIPGFYDNVEELSAAERAEMAKAPFSLENYKKALDIDAVYGETGYVTNERNSIRPTLDVNGIWGGYTGEGAKTVIASKAFAKISMRLVPNQDWEQITELFTNHFLSIAPAGVTVKVTPHHGGQGYVTPIDSIGYQAANKAYTETFGVPAIPVRSGGSIPIVALFEKELKSKTILMGFGLDSDAIHSPNEHFGIFNYLKGIETIPLFYKYFVELSK; via the coding sequence ATGGAAAATATTGCGTCTTACGTTCAGAAAAATAAAGAGCGTTTCATCAACGAATTAATTGAATTATTAAGAATTCCATCAGTAAGTGCCGATACTGCTTACGCTCAAGATGTCTTTGACACCGCCGATGCCGTAAAAACAAGCTTGGAAAAAGCGGGCTGTGATCTAGTTGAAATTTGTGACACTCCTGGATATCCTATCGTTTATGGCGAAAAAATAATCGATCCTAATTTACCTACTGTTTTAGTGTATGGTCATTATGATGTACAACCCCCAGATCCTATGGAACTGTGGACTTCCCCTCCATTTGAACCTGTAATCAAAACTACCGAAATTCACCCTGATGGTGCTATTTTTGCGCGTGGCGCTTGCGATGACAAAGGACAAATGTACATGCATGTCAAAGCATTTGAATTTATGGTTAGCACAAATTGTTTGCCCTGCAATGTAAAATTCATGATTGAAGGCGAAGAAGAAATTGGTTCCAAAAGTTTGAGTTGGTTTGTAGAACGCAACCAAGTAAAACTAAAAAATGATGTGATTTTAATTTCGGATACTGGAATGATTTCAAATCAACAACCCTCCATTACGACAGGGCTTCGTGGTTTGAGTTATGTTGAAGTCGAAGTTACAGGACCCAATCGCGATTTACATTCTGGATTGTATGGTGGGGCTGTTGCTAATCCAATCAATGTGCTAAGCAAAATGATTGCTTCGCTTCATGATGAAAATAATCATATTACTATTCCGGGATTTTATGACAATGTAGAAGAACTTTCTGCTGCTGAAAGAGCCGAAATGGCCAAAGCCCCTTTTAGTTTGGAAAACTATAAAAAAGCCTTAGACATAGATGCTGTTTATGGCGAAACAGGCTATGTAACCAACGAAAGAAACTCAATCCGTCCAACACTTGACGTGAATGGAATTTGGGGTGGATACACCGGTGAAGGCGCTAAGACAGTTATTGCAAGTAAGGCTTTCGCCAAAATATCGATGCGTTTGGTTCCGAATCAAGATTGGGAACAAATCACTGAATTATTTACCAATCATTTCTTGAGTATTGCTCCTGCAGGCGTAACGGTAAAAGTAACACCTCATCATGGTGGACAAGGTTATGTTACACCAATAGACAGTATTGGCTACCAAGCTGCCAACAAAGCCTACACCGAAACCTTTGGCGTTCCTGCAATTCCGGTTCGCTCCGGCGGAAGTATCCCAATTGTAGCTTTATTCGAAAAAGAATTGAAAAGTAAAACCATCTTGATGGGATTTGGATTGGATAGCGATGCCATTCACTCACCAAACGAACATTTTGGAATATTTAACTACTTGAAAGGAATCGAAACCATTCCGTTATTTTACAAGTATTTTGTAGAATTAAGTAAATAG
- a CDS encoding M3 family metallopeptidase, with amino-acid sequence MIQKTLFVCLVIGSMLTANAQEMTTMNPFFQAYNTSFNVPPFDQIKNEHFKPAILEGIKRNAAEIDAIANNTAEPTFENTILAMENAGELLSNVNTVFSNLNSAHTNKEIQTIAKEVSPNLSSHRDNIYLNEKLFARVKTLWNKKETLGLNLEQARILDNAYKDFVRSGANLSPSEKETLRKINGDLSLLSLKYGQNILAETNKYQLVITDQKELAGLPQSIIDAAAADAKAKGKSGSWVFTLANSSVMPFLQYSANRKLRQEIWNAYQTRANHDDETDNKANAIQLANLRGQKARLLGYASHSNYVLEESMAKTPENVNKLLNDLWKPALEKAKVEAADIQKMMAKDGIKGPVQPYDWRYYTEKIRKERFDLDEQELSPYFSLELVRNGAFQVAQKLYGLQFKELKDIPKYHEAVTAFEVLEADGTHVGVLYTDFHPRESKRGGAWMTSYRNQKTENGIRKAPVVSIVCNFTKPTENKPALLTFDEVTTLFHEFGHSLHGLLSNVTYKSLAGTSVPRDFVELPSQIMENWAAEPEVLKLFAKHYQTGAVIPDALIAKLKKSGTFDQGFGTTEYLAASLLDLAYHSQTKDITIDANTFEKQAMNKIGLIESIIPRYRSTYFSHIFSGGYSSGYYSYIWSGVLDTDAFEAFKITTLFNPEKAKSFRKNVLEKGGTEDPMVLYKRFRGAEPSIEPLLRKRGLDKKEETPVKKFKG; translated from the coding sequence ATGATACAAAAAACTTTATTTGTTTGTCTAGTCATAGGAAGTATGCTAACCGCAAATGCACAAGAAATGACCACTATGAACCCATTTTTCCAGGCGTATAATACGTCATTTAATGTTCCGCCTTTTGATCAAATTAAGAACGAACATTTTAAACCCGCTATTTTAGAGGGTATTAAAAGGAATGCTGCTGAGATTGATGCGATTGCAAATAATACAGCCGAGCCTACATTTGAGAATACAATTTTGGCAATGGAAAATGCGGGAGAGTTATTATCAAATGTCAACACCGTTTTCTCTAATTTGAATTCGGCTCACACCAACAAAGAAATTCAAACTATAGCCAAAGAAGTTTCTCCCAATTTATCATCACACCGCGATAACATCTATTTGAATGAGAAATTGTTCGCAAGAGTGAAAACACTTTGGAACAAAAAAGAAACCTTAGGATTGAATTTAGAGCAAGCTCGAATTTTAGATAACGCCTATAAAGATTTTGTTCGTTCTGGCGCTAATTTGTCTCCTTCAGAGAAAGAAACGCTTCGAAAAATTAATGGAGATTTGTCTTTATTGAGTTTGAAATACGGCCAAAACATTTTGGCGGAGACCAATAAATACCAATTGGTCATTACGGATCAAAAAGAATTAGCAGGACTTCCTCAAAGTATTATTGATGCGGCAGCGGCCGATGCTAAAGCTAAAGGAAAATCAGGAAGTTGGGTGTTTACTTTAGCCAATTCAAGCGTGATGCCCTTCTTGCAATACAGTGCCAATAGAAAACTGCGTCAAGAAATTTGGAATGCTTATCAAACGCGTGCTAATCACGATGATGAAACGGATAACAAAGCCAATGCGATTCAGTTAGCCAATCTTCGTGGACAAAAAGCACGTTTGTTAGGATATGCGTCCCACTCTAATTATGTATTGGAAGAATCTATGGCCAAAACACCAGAAAATGTCAATAAATTATTGAATGATTTATGGAAACCTGCTTTGGAAAAAGCCAAAGTAGAAGCTGCCGACATTCAAAAAATGATGGCTAAAGACGGGATTAAAGGACCGGTGCAACCCTATGATTGGCGCTATTATACAGAGAAAATCAGAAAAGAACGATTTGATCTAGACGAGCAAGAATTGAGTCCGTATTTTAGTTTAGAACTGGTAAGAAACGGAGCTTTTCAAGTGGCGCAAAAATTATATGGATTACAGTTTAAAGAATTAAAAGACATTCCTAAATACCACGAAGCAGTAACTGCTTTTGAAGTTTTAGAAGCTGACGGAACTCATGTTGGGGTACTGTACACCGATTTTCATCCACGTGAATCCAAAAGAGGTGGGGCTTGGATGACATCATATAGAAACCAAAAAACAGAAAATGGCATTCGTAAAGCACCAGTAGTTTCGATTGTGTGCAATTTTACAAAACCAACAGAAAACAAACCAGCGTTATTAACTTTTGACGAAGTGACAACGCTATTTCATGAATTTGGGCATTCTTTACATGGTTTGTTGTCCAATGTAACCTACAAAAGTTTAGCTGGAACAAGTGTGCCAAGAGATTTCGTTGAATTGCCTTCGCAAATTATGGAAAACTGGGCAGCAGAACCGGAAGTACTTAAACTATTTGCTAAACATTATCAAACTGGCGCTGTGATTCCCGATGCTTTAATTGCTAAATTGAAAAAGTCAGGAACCTTTGATCAAGGTTTTGGAACTACTGAATATTTAGCTGCATCATTATTGGATTTGGCATACCATTCTCAAACTAAAGACATCACCATTGACGCCAATACTTTCGAAAAACAAGCCATGAATAAAATTGGCTTAATTGAATCTATTATTCCAAGATATAGAAGTACGTACTTCAGTCATATATTTTCGGGGGGCTATTCTTCAGGATATTACAGTTATATCTGGTCTGGAGTTTTGGATACTGATGCTTTTGAAGCGTTTAAAATCACTACTCTTTTTAATCCTGAAAAAGCGAAGTCTTTCCGAAAAAATGTTTTGGAAAAAGGTGGAACAGAGGATCCAATGGTCTTGTACAAACGTTTTCGTGGTGCAGAGCCAAGTATTGAGCCCTTACTACGAAAAAGAGGCTTAGACAAGAAAGAAGAAACTCCTGTTAAAAAGTTTAAAGGATAA
- a CDS encoding pseudouridine synthase, with protein MNTNRGGGRTNSSRPNSNKPKPAMQKRAQGPKKAKINTKVAEVEASKVAKKPNQEPKRAKAADEIRLNKYIANSGVCSRRDADIYIQSGNVKVNGVPVTEMGYLVKITDTVNFDGVQLTPEKKEYILLNKPKNFTTALDEGQEFRNVLELVRGATTAKIGAVGRMDKNTTGLLLFTNDTDMIRKFTLPNQKSSKIYQVSLDKNLKYEDLEKISKGLVLDGHRVFVEEVSYIDNEPKSEIGLKLRSSNVKVVRAIFENFDYNVLRIDRVAFAGLTKKNLPRGNWRMLTEQEIINLKNV; from the coding sequence ATGAATACTAATAGAGGTGGTGGAAGAACCAATAGTTCTAGACCCAATTCAAATAAGCCAAAGCCAGCGATGCAAAAGCGTGCGCAGGGTCCTAAAAAGGCTAAAATCAACACAAAGGTTGCTGAAGTAGAAGCTAGTAAAGTAGCTAAAAAACCAAATCAAGAGCCTAAAAGAGCCAAGGCGGCTGACGAAATTCGTTTGAATAAATACATCGCAAACTCAGGAGTATGTTCTCGACGCGATGCCGATATTTACATCCAATCAGGGAATGTAAAAGTAAATGGAGTTCCTGTAACTGAAATGGGGTATTTAGTAAAAATAACCGATACAGTTAATTTTGACGGAGTCCAATTAACGCCAGAGAAAAAAGAATACATCCTTTTGAACAAACCTAAAAACTTTACAACAGCACTTGACGAAGGCCAAGAATTTCGTAATGTTTTGGAATTGGTTCGTGGAGCTACCACTGCCAAAATTGGCGCCGTAGGTCGAATGGATAAAAATACTACTGGATTGTTATTGTTTACCAATGACACGGATATGATTAGAAAATTTACTTTACCTAATCAAAAATCATCTAAAATCTACCAAGTTTCCTTAGATAAAAATTTGAAATACGAAGATTTAGAAAAAATTAGTAAAGGTTTAGTTTTAGACGGACACCGTGTATTTGTAGAAGAAGTAAGTTATATCGATAACGAACCTAAGAGTGAAATCGGTCTTAAATTACGTTCTTCCAATGTAAAAGTAGTTCGTGCTATTTTTGAAAACTTCGATTACAATGTATTGCGTATTGATCGTGTCGCATTTGCAGGTTTAACCAAAAAGAATTTACCGCGAGGCAATTGGCGAATGCTTACAGAACAAGAAATAATTAATTTGAAAAACGTTTAG
- a CDS encoding geranylgeranylglycerol-phosphate geranylgeranyltransferase codes for MLSKANKLVIKKIISLFSVVRGYNIPIIILAQYLSAVFILAPEQRALNVLLDFNLFILVFASGLTIASGYIINSFYDSKKDLINRPNKSMLDRLVSQKTKLNVYFTLNFIVALMALFVSWRAFLFFSVYIFLIWFYSHKIKKQPFIGNLMSAFLAVLPFFAILLYYYNQIPFEAIENYSNQLAVIFAHASFLFLLLLIREMIKDLENLKGDLANNYKTIPIVYGEKFSKNIISVLIIATVLPVYILIEIYDVGYMDTYFYGCLIVLLFFVLALQKATQKEQFLRLHNVLKFLIVAGVFCIVLINPSVLWHGKRLLHFM; via the coding sequence ATGCTAAGCAAAGCGAACAAATTGGTGATTAAGAAAATTATCAGCTTGTTCTCTGTAGTAAGAGGGTACAACATTCCCATTATTATCTTAGCGCAATACCTATCAGCCGTTTTTATCTTGGCACCTGAGCAAAGAGCGCTAAACGTTCTACTCGACTTTAATTTATTTATCTTGGTTTTTGCTTCAGGTTTGACAATTGCCTCTGGTTATATTATCAATTCTTTTTACGACAGTAAAAAAGATTTAATCAATCGCCCTAATAAATCCATGCTCGATCGATTGGTGAGTCAAAAAACCAAACTGAATGTCTATTTCACGCTCAATTTCATAGTCGCATTAATGGCCTTATTTGTTTCCTGGCGTGCCTTTCTATTTTTTTCAGTGTACATTTTCCTGATTTGGTTCTATTCCCATAAAATAAAAAAACAGCCTTTTATCGGGAATTTAATGTCGGCCTTTTTAGCGGTATTGCCTTTTTTTGCCATCCTCTTATATTATTACAACCAAATCCCATTTGAAGCAATTGAAAACTACAGCAATCAATTGGCAGTAATTTTTGCTCATGCTAGCTTTTTATTTTTGTTATTACTCATTCGAGAAATGATAAAGGATTTAGAAAATCTAAAAGGGGACTTAGCCAATAATTACAAAACTATCCCCATTGTTTATGGTGAAAAATTTTCGAAAAATATAATCTCGGTTTTAATTATTGCTACAGTTCTTCCTGTGTATATATTAATTGAAATTTACGATGTAGGTTATATGGACACTTACTTTTACGGTTGTTTAATTGTACTCCTCTTCTTTGTTTTGGCTTTACAAAAAGCAACGCAAAAAGAACAATTTCTTCGATTGCATAATGTTTTAAAGTTCCTCATTGTAGCCGGAGTCTTTTGTATCGTGTTAATTAATCCATCCGTTTTGTGGCACGGAAAACGATTGTTGCATTTTATGTAA
- a CDS encoding mevalonate kinase has translation MKGPLFYSKILLFGEYGIIQDSKGLSIPYNFYNGALKTDKNPSEEAITSNGHLKRFVAHLKNLAVEQPTLVQFDLVTLEQDVNKGMYFDSSIPQGYGVGSSGALVAAIYDKYAQHKITVLENLTREKLLELKTIFSQMESFFHGKSSGLDPLNSYLSIPILINSKDNIEATGIPTQSLDGKGAVFLIDSGIVGETAPMVNIFMENLKDQGFRNMLKTQFVKYTDSCVENFLGGDIKSLFANTKKLSKVVLSHFKPMIPEEFHAIWQKGIDTNDYYLKLCGSGGGGYILGFTEDLERAKTSLKDYKLEVVYQF, from the coding sequence ATGAAAGGACCTTTATTTTATTCAAAAATATTACTCTTTGGAGAATACGGAATTATTCAAGACTCCAAAGGACTTTCAATTCCCTATAATTTTTATAACGGTGCCTTAAAAACCGACAAAAATCCTTCGGAAGAAGCTATTACCTCTAACGGACATTTGAAACGTTTTGTGGCGCATTTGAAAAATTTAGCCGTTGAACAGCCTACTCTAGTACAATTTGATTTAGTTACTTTAGAACAAGATGTAAATAAAGGTATGTACTTTGACTCCAGCATTCCGCAAGGATATGGAGTGGGAAGTAGCGGTGCTTTAGTTGCAGCTATTTACGACAAATATGCCCAACATAAAATCACCGTTTTAGAAAACCTAACTCGTGAAAAATTGTTAGAATTAAAAACCATTTTTTCTCAAATGGAAAGCTTTTTTCATGGAAAAAGTTCTGGTTTAGATCCGTTAAACAGTTATTTAAGCATCCCAATTTTAATCAACTCCAAAGACAATATTGAAGCGACGGGCATTCCAACACAAAGCCTAGATGGCAAAGGAGCGGTTTTCTTAATCGACTCTGGAATTGTAGGTGAAACTGCTCCAATGGTAAATATTTTCATGGAAAATTTGAAAGACCAAGGTTTCCGAAACATGCTTAAAACACAATTTGTAAAATATACGGATTCGTGTGTAGAGAATTTCTTAGGTGGCGATATTAAATCATTGTTTGCCAATACTAAAAAACTATCTAAAGTAGTTTTAAGCCATTTCAAACCGATGATCCCAGAAGAATTTCACGCGATTTGGCAAAAAGGAATTGATACCAATGACTACTATTTAAAATTGTGTGGTTCAGGTGGCGGTGGCTATATCTTAGGATTTACCGAAGATTTAGAACGTGCCAAAACTTCTCTGAAAGACTACAAATTAGAAGTGGTATACCAATTCTAA